The proteins below are encoded in one region of Sminthopsis crassicaudata isolate SCR6 chromosome 1, ASM4859323v1, whole genome shotgun sequence:
- the NPBWR1 gene encoding neuropeptides B/W receptor type 1 translates to MYNLTSSPGATNSSCPNPERGCSQELAEDDVGEPGGHNVSSPELVLQPLYIAVPVIYSVICAVGLTGNTAVLYVLLRAPRMKTVTNLFILNLAIADELFTLVLPINIADYLLLQWPFGELMCKLIISIDQYNTFSSLYFLTVMSIDRYLVVLATVESRKMAFRTYRAAKAVSLAVWFLVTLIVLPFTIFAQLYEEEGRLQCVLVFPQPESFWWKVSRIYTLILGFAIPVSTICVLYTIMLCRLRAMQLDSHAKALDRAKKRVTLMVLVILAVCLFCWTPYHLSTVVALTTDIPQTPVIIGVSYFITSLSYANSCLNPFLYAFLDDNFRKSFRKLVECRASP, encoded by the coding sequence ATGTACAATCTAACTTCCAGTCCCGGAGCAACGAACTCATCCTGCCCGAATCCAGAGCGGGGCTGCTCCCAGGAGCTGGCAGAAGACGACGTGGGAGAGCCCGGGGGCCATAACGTCTCTAGCCCCGAGCTTGTCTTACAGCCCCTGTATATAGCTGTGCCGGTCATCTACTCCGTGATCTGCGCAGTGGGGCTGACAGGCAACACAGCAGTTCTCTATGTCCTGCTCCGGGCGCCCAGGATGAAGACGGTCACCAACTTGTTCATTCTCAATCTAGCCATTGCAGATGAGCTCTTTACGCTGGTGCTGCCTATCAACATTGCTGACTACCTTCTACTGCAGTGGCCCTTCGGGGAGCTGATGTGTAAACTCATCATCTCCATAGACCAGTACAATACGTTCTCCAGCCTATACTTCCTCACAGTTATGAGCATCGACCGCTACCTGGTGGTGTTGGCCACTGTTGAATCACGCAAGATGGCCTTTCGTACTTACCGGGCGGCCAAGGCAGTCAGTTTGGCAGTCTGGTTCCTGGTCACTCTTATTGTCCTGCCCTTCACAATCTTCGCCCAGCTTTACGAGGAGGAGGGTCGCCTCCAGTGCGTCCTGGTCTTTCCCCAGCCAGAGAGTTTTTGGTGGAAGGTGAGCCGCATCTACACACTTATCCTGGGGTTCGCCATTCCTGTGTCCACTATCTGCGTCCTCTACACTATCATGCTGTGTCGGTTGCGAGCCATGCAGCTGGACAGCCATGCCAAAGCTCTAGATCGGGCCAAGAAGCGGGTGACCCTCATGGTGCTGGTCATCCTGGCTGTATGCCTCTTCTGCTGGACGCCTTATCACCTTAGCACCGTGGTCGCTCTCACCACAGATATCCCGCAAACTCCAGTCATCATCGGAGTCTCCTACTTCATCACCAGCCTGAGCTATGCTAACAGCTGCCTCAATCCTTTTCTCTATGCTTTTCTCGATGACAACTTTCGGAAAAGCTTCCGTAAGCTGGTGGAGTGTCGGGCCTCTCCCTGA